The Arachis hypogaea cultivar Tifrunner chromosome 16, arahy.Tifrunner.gnm2.J5K5, whole genome shotgun sequence genome contains a region encoding:
- the LOC112755322 gene encoding stearoyl-[acyl-carrier-protein] 9-desaturase 6, chloroplastic — protein sequence MCKDSFTHRNITHYCTFLLQIFMTLLTLTPFPSSSKRKKNMQMQISSLRTQTFLHFSPAQKYGRHIMPLPRAAAIAAPPPLKSQKTHSMAPEKIEIFKSLENWASECVLPMLKPVEQCWQPQNLVPDSSQPFDEFTDEVKNLRQRTAEIPDDYFVVLVGDMITEEALPTYQSMINNLDGVGDEIGSSPNPWAVWTRAWTAEENRHGDLLRTYLYLSGRVDMLMIEKTVQYLIGAGMDPGTENNPYLGFVYTSFQERATFVSHGNTARLAKEGGDPVLARICGTIAADEKRHENAYQKIVEKLLEVDPSDAVVAIGDMMQKKITMPAHLMYDGSDPKLFEHFSAVAQRLGVYTANDYADILEFLVGRWRLEKLEGLTAEGKRAQDYVCGLSQRIRRLQERADERARNMKKSHSVKFSWIFNKEVLL from the exons ATGTGCAAGGATTCATTTACCCACAGAAATATCACTCATTACTGCACATTTCTCCTACAAATATTTATGACCTTGCTCACTCTAACACCATTTCCATCCTcaagcaagagaaaaaaaaacatgcaaatgcaaataaGTTCCTTGCGCACTCaaactttcttgcatttttcacccGCTCAAAAGTATGGCCGCCACATCATGCCATTGCCAAGAGCTGCCGCCATTGCGGCACCGCCTCCCTTGAAATCCCAGAAAACCCACTCCATGGCACCAGAAAAGATCGAGATTTTCAAGTCACTGGAAAACTGGGCCTCAGAATGTGTGCTACCGATGCTGAAGCCAGTAGAACAATGTTGGCAGCCACAGAATTTGGTGCCAGACTCATCGCAACCCTTTGATGAATTCACCGATGAGGTGAAGAATCTCCGGCAGCGCACTGCGGAGATTCCGGATGATTACTTTGTTGTGTTGGTGGGTGATATGATCACGGAGGAGGCTCTACCTACTTATCAGAGCATGATTAACAACCTAGATGGGGTTGGGGACGAGATCGGGTCAAGCCCAAACCCGTGGGCCGTGTGGACTCGAGCTTGGACGGCTGAAGAGAATAGACATGGGGATTTGCTCAGAACTTATTTGTATCTTTCGGGTCGGGTTGATATGTTGATGATCGAAAAAACAGTGCAATACCTCATTGGAGCTGGCATG GATCCAGGAACCGAAAACAATCCCTATTTGGGGTTTGTGTACACCTCATTTCAAGAACGAGCCACCTTCGTGTCACATGGAAACACAGCCCGGCTAGCAAAGGAGGGTGGTGATCCTGTGCTGGCTCGCATATGTGGGACCATAGCTGCAGATGAAAAGCGCCACGAAAACGCATATCAAAAGATTGTTGAGAAGCTTCTAGAAGTGGATCCCAGTGATGCAGTTGTTGCAATAGGAGACATGATGCAGAAAAAGATCACAATGCCAGCACACTTGATGTACGATGGGAGTGACCCTAAGTTGTTCGAGCACTTCTCCGCCGTGGCGCAGCGATTGGGCGTGTACACGGCCAATGATTATGCTGATATCTTGGAGTTCCTTGTTGGACGGTGGAGATTGGAGAAGCTAGAAGGATTGACGGCTGAGGGAAAACGAGCACAAGATTATGTGTGTGGGTTATCTCAGAGGATCAGGAGGCTGCAAGAGCGCGCTGATGAGCGAGCACGCAACATGAAGAAGTCACATAGCGTGAAGTTCAGCTGGATCTTTAACAAGGAAGTGCTTTTGTGA